Proteins encoded by one window of Yersinia massiliensis:
- a CDS encoding winged helix-turn-helix domain-containing protein produces MSKCYTINDNISFYPESGTLLSSLGGARIKLNVPTAQLLEAFVNRVGVIISQSDLYLIAWGDNGVNVTPNTLYQNISLLRKALQDIGLSGETITTVRGKGFIFTVTKVAECEVEIDPTPEDDEIIVENIAPQQQDKKIVTKNRYNIVLLSASVLILFSAVLYFIHKSIPKRIIDYPKNFTFLSKIDGCSIFTSTDLHNLESQEKINTFLSGQSLECNTYPYIYLNYTIRHPTISVISCQFEVNYSKKNNCRTEIFVNHGGFNEIKY; encoded by the coding sequence ATGAGTAAATGTTATACTATAAATGATAATATTTCATTTTACCCAGAAAGTGGTACCCTCTTATCCTCTTTGGGTGGTGCTCGCATTAAACTCAACGTGCCAACAGCACAATTACTAGAGGCGTTTGTTAATAGAGTTGGTGTGATAATATCGCAAAGTGATTTGTATTTAATTGCTTGGGGTGATAATGGTGTGAATGTCACACCGAATACTCTGTATCAAAACATTTCATTATTACGTAAAGCATTGCAGGATATCGGGTTGTCTGGTGAAACTATCACGACTGTAAGAGGAAAAGGGTTTATCTTTACAGTCACTAAAGTTGCAGAATGCGAAGTTGAGATTGACCCAACCCCTGAAGATGATGAAATTATTGTCGAGAATATTGCCCCTCAGCAACAAGATAAGAAAATAGTAACCAAAAACAGATATAATATAGTATTGCTATCCGCATCTGTTTTGATTTTATTTAGTGCTGTACTTTATTTTATCCATAAAAGTATTCCTAAGCGTATAATCGACTACCCTAAAAACTTCACATTTTTATCAAAAATTGATGGGTGCAGTATATTCACCAGCACTGATTTGCATAACTTGGAAAGTCAGGAGAAAATTAACACGTTCCTAAGTGGTCAATCATTAGAGTGTAATACTTACCCTTATATTTACTTAAACTATACAATAAGACATCCTACAATATCAGTCATTTCTTGTCAGTTTGAAGTTAATTATAGTAAGAAGAATAATTGTAGAACTGAAATATTCGTCAATCATGGTGGTTTTAATGAAATTAAATACTAA
- a CDS encoding helix-turn-helix transcriptional regulator translates to MVKTTSLGNETDDSFIAISFCENVSVTLEIRDKKHMARELTSEVVIFRDDSVNQLSHKVESTIANMLKHGHGHDVICNNRGVIKLTSTQIKICEFFYNGITTKTASILLNLSEKTISTHKRNVMKKINVINNQGLYLWIEKNKNNYF, encoded by the coding sequence TTGGTTAAGACTACGAGTCTTGGCAATGAAACTGATGATAGCTTTATCGCTATATCCTTTTGTGAGAATGTCAGCGTTACTCTTGAAATTAGAGATAAAAAACATATGGCAAGAGAACTTACTTCGGAAGTGGTTATTTTTAGAGATGACAGTGTTAATCAATTAAGCCATAAAGTTGAATCTACAATCGCTAATATGCTAAAGCATGGCCACGGGCATGATGTTATCTGTAATAATCGTGGAGTTATTAAATTAACGTCAACTCAAATAAAAATTTGCGAATTTTTTTATAATGGTATTACCACTAAGACTGCTTCTATTTTACTGAATCTAAGTGAGAAAACCATTAGCACTCATAAGCGAAATGTTATGAAAAAGATAAATGTTATTAATAATCAAGGGCTATATCTTTGGATTGAAAAAAATAAGAATAACTATTTTTAA
- a CDS encoding fimbrial protein: MRTTLLTLSPAALLLLASTGTAFAAESGRNAMITIEASIVTATCDVSVTDRLNLNNHTAAVFTAADTFIDTTAQNFDVRLMNCGKPSAEDDTASLRISGSTLSGGSNNIFNSDNSSSVGVMVKHEGTILQSGDSILVGTAGSTPAPGDFEKSISLSAALATTNISAIENTKISAPITFSFVYN, translated from the coding sequence ATGCGTACAACACTTTTAACTTTATCACCTGCCGCATTGTTATTGTTGGCTTCGACTGGAACGGCTTTTGCCGCAGAATCTGGTCGTAATGCCATGATAACAATAGAGGCTAGCATCGTAACTGCAACCTGTGATGTCTCGGTCACTGACCGATTGAATTTGAATAACCACACAGCAGCCGTTTTCACTGCCGCTGATACTTTTATTGATACGACGGCACAAAATTTTGATGTGAGACTGATGAATTGTGGGAAACCGTCGGCGGAGGATGATACTGCGAGCTTGCGTATTTCGGGTTCAACACTGAGCGGTGGCAGTAACAATATCTTTAACAGCGATAATAGCTCTAGTGTTGGTGTCATGGTCAAACATGAAGGCACCATCCTACAAAGTGGAGACTCTATTCTTGTTGGGACTGCGGGTAGTACGCCGGCACCTGGAGATTTTGAAAAATCGATTTCCTTAAGTGCCGCGTTGGCTACCACTAATATATCGGCCATCGAAAATACAAAGATTAGTGCGCCAATTACATTTAGCTTCGTTTATAACTAA
- a CDS encoding fimbrial biogenesis chaperone: MKFLFRTLSLIFVGLTASQTVQAGGFGISATRLIYPQGASSVSLTLRNTQPDAPYLVQTTVSTSIDGKGVAPFLVTPPLFRLEPNSSNQIRISAKGGALPSDRESVFYINARAIPSSVAGTGEDQQQSVGGEVKLGVANVIKLFYRPAGLAPTVANAHKNLQITRVKEGLQVYNASPYFINFAGISFAGEALSLARPEASMIAPFSSHIFPTKVKQGEIRWRVINDLGGIDAFTKVVP, from the coding sequence ATGAAATTTTTATTTCGCACACTGTCTTTAATATTTGTTGGTTTGACTGCCAGTCAAACCGTTCAGGCTGGCGGATTTGGTATTAGTGCCACTCGGCTAATTTACCCACAGGGTGCATCGAGTGTTTCACTGACCTTGCGCAATACGCAACCAGATGCTCCTTATTTGGTACAGACCACTGTCAGCACTTCTATTGATGGGAAAGGAGTTGCCCCTTTTTTGGTTACTCCTCCTTTATTTCGACTCGAACCAAATAGTAGCAACCAAATTCGGATTTCTGCTAAAGGCGGGGCTTTGCCCAGTGATCGTGAATCGGTTTTCTATATTAATGCTCGGGCTATACCCAGTAGTGTTGCAGGAACAGGAGAAGATCAGCAACAAAGCGTTGGTGGTGAAGTAAAACTGGGCGTTGCGAACGTCATCAAGCTATTTTATCGCCCTGCTGGATTAGCCCCGACAGTCGCCAATGCCCATAAGAACCTACAAATTACCCGAGTGAAAGAGGGATTACAGGTTTATAACGCCTCACCCTATTTTATTAATTTTGCTGGCATCAGTTTTGCCGGAGAGGCGCTATCTTTGGCACGCCCCGAAGCCAGTATGATTGCCCCTTTCAGTAGCCATATCTTCCCGACCAAAGTTAAACAAGGGGAGATCCGCTGGCGGGTGATCAACGATCTTGGAGGTATCGATGCCTTTACTAAAGTGGTGCCGTAA
- a CDS encoding fimbrial protein — translation MPLLKWCRNAGSASLFIGIVALPVQAAETVDFRATIVPGTCEIKLDQEVLHLGSVQTSSLLSGTVAESNTFSLEVQNCSGTAPSSQKPVIQVTGKGDGNDGKWLFRDADSDAQGVGVLLTQNMNTVSHGDKLQFQGIVPPATGAAMAFSAGVSCIDSGGCNPTAGKLIARVTFNFLYD, via the coding sequence ATGCCTTTACTAAAGTGGTGCCGTAATGCGGGTTCTGCGAGCCTTTTCATCGGTATAGTCGCTCTGCCGGTACAAGCTGCTGAAACAGTGGATTTCCGTGCCACCATTGTCCCTGGAACTTGCGAAATTAAGCTAGATCAAGAGGTTTTGCATTTGGGGAGTGTCCAGACAAGCTCGTTGTTATCGGGAACCGTGGCTGAATCCAATACTTTCTCTCTGGAAGTACAAAATTGCAGCGGGACAGCACCTAGTAGCCAAAAACCTGTTATCCAGGTCACTGGGAAGGGTGATGGTAATGATGGTAAATGGCTGTTTCGTGACGCTGATTCAGACGCTCAAGGGGTTGGTGTGCTGCTAACTCAAAACATGAATACCGTTAGCCATGGTGACAAGCTCCAATTTCAAGGAATAGTTCCGCCAGCCACAGGAGCCGCTATGGCATTTTCCGCTGGGGTATCCTGTATTGATTCGGGGGGCTGTAACCCAACCGCCGGTAAGCTCATTGCTCGAGTTACCTTCAATTTTCTTTACGATTAA